CCCTGGTGTTTGCCGGCGAGGCCGACGGGTGCCGGCAGGCGGCAGCGCAGACGGTGCGGGATGCGCGGCTGGCGCGGGTCAGCTGGATATCCGGGGTGGTCCATCCAGGGATACAGGCAGGGGCACCGGCAGGGATGGAGGTGCTCGCCGCCAGACAGGCCCGCGGCCTGCTTGGCCAGGAGCGTGACCTCATCGTGTTTGATGCCCATGCCGGTTTTGACGCCGATGCCTTCGGCGCGGTGAGCGGCAGTATCGTGGGCGGCGGACTGTTAGTGCTGCTGTGTCCGCCGCTGGAGGCGTGGCCGCAGTGTGCCGACCCGGCGGCCGAGGCCATCGCGGTGTGGCCGCACACCATCCATGACCTGCCCGGGCGTTTCCTGCAGCGACTGTCGCGCCTGCTGGGACAGGCCATCGCGGTCGGTGGGCAGACGGTGCTGGTCAGCGCCGACGGCCAGAGGGACGCGGCGGTGCAGGCGATGCTGGACTCGGCGCCGCCCCCGCCAGCATTGTCACTGGACAATAAACCACCCGCTGCGCCGCCCGAGGCAGGGATGCGCAGCGCCGATCAGCAGGCGGCGGTGGCGGCGATCGAACACGTGCTGCAGGGCCATCGCCGCCGCCCCCTGGTACTGGTGGCGGATCGCGGACGGGGCAAGACGGCGGCGCTGGGCATCGCTGCGGCGCGGCTGATGCGCGGCGCGGTGCAGGGGCCGGCGGCGGCCGGCCCGCACCCGATGGCATGCTTTCGCGTCGTGGTGACCGCGCCGCGGCTGGCCGCGGTAGCACCGCTGTTTCAGCATGCCCAGGGGCTGCTGCCCGGCGTCATCGCCCATGCCGGTCACCTGCAGTGGGGGGCGGCCGAGCTACGGTTTGTGGCACCAGATGAACTCTGCGCCGCCCTGCCAGCGGCGGACCTGCTGCTGGTGGATGAGGCCGCGGCCATTCCGGCGAGCCTCCTGCAGACCCTGCTCCGGCACTATTCCCGTCTGGTGTTTTCCACCACCACCCACGGCTATGAAGGCACGGGGCGGGGGTTCGCGGTGCGCTTCCGCCAGACCCTGGAGGCGCAGGCACCCGGCTGGTCAGAGCTGATATTGCGCGAGCCGATCCGCTGGGCCGGCGATGATCCGCTGGAGCAATGGGTGTTCGACAGCCTGCTGCTGGACGCCAGTTGCGCGGAGGATGGCCGCGTGTCGGCGGCCGCGCCCGGCAACGTGCAGGTGGAGCGCCTGGCGCGTGACCGGCTGGCGGCCGACGAGCCGTTGCTCAAGCAGCTGTTTGGTCTGCTGGTGGTGGCCCATTACCGCACCCGGCCCAATGACCTGCGCAACCTGCTCGATGGCCCGGGGCTGGCGGTCTACGCCATGCGCTATCAGGGGGCGGTGGTCGCCACCGCCCTGGTGGCGATGGAGGGCGGATTTGATCGGCCCCTGATTGAGGCGATGGCGGCCGGGCGACGCCGCCCGCGGGGGCACCTGATCCCCCAGTCGCTGGTGACGCACCTCGGCCTGCGGGCGGCGGGTGGGCAACGCTGCGCGCGGGTGATGCGCATCGCCGTGCACCCCGCCGTGCAGGGGCGTGGCCTGGGCCGTGGCCTGTTGCGGCATATCCGCGCTGAGGCAACGGCCCAGGGTGCGGACCTGATCGGCGCGAGTTTTGGCGCCACCGCGCCCCTGCTGAGATTCTGGCGGGCGGAGGACCTGTGGCCGGTGAGGCTGGGTTTTCGTCGCGACCATGCCAGCGGCGAACATTCGGTGATGGTGTTGTCGGCCCTGAGTGCGGCAGGGGCGTCCGTGCTTGCCGCGGCGCGGGGTTGCCTGCGGGCCGACCTGCCGCAGACCGTGGCGAATGCCCTGTCTGATCTGGACCCCGCCGTGGTCGCCCTGCTGTTGCAGGACCGGCCCGGGGAGTCCGACCACGAAGACCCCGTCCCCAGCGCCCGCGACCACGACAATGTGCGCGCCTTTGTAGAGGGCGAGCGCAGCTATGAGGACTGCCTCGCCTCCCTCTGGCGCTATACGCTGTGGGCCCTGCGCGCGCCGACAACATCACTGACAGATCCGCAACTGACCATCCTGGTCTGCCGGCTGTTGCAACACCATTCCTGGGCGCAGCTGGCCCACGCCACTGGCCTGGCCGGAAAGGCCGAGCTGAAGGGGGTCCTGCAGTCGGCCCTGCGGCAGCTGCTGTCATCCACTATTAAAGAGGACAAGCTATGACATCCATCAGCTTCACGGGCCGCAGTCTGCGGCGGCGCGGGCTAGCATGAGCCGCCGGGATTCGCCCGCCATGCCCCGTGCGGAACAGGCCCTGCCGGGACGGGATAGCGCCATGCCGGTGGCGGAGCGTCACGCGGTGCTCGGCCACCCGCTACAGGAGCCGTTCCCGGCAGGCCTGCAGCTGGCGATGTTTGGCATGGGCTGTTTCTGGGGGGCGGAAAAATGCTTCTGGCAGCAGCCGGGCGTGTACTCCACCGCGGTGGGCTATGCGGCGGGTTTCACCCCCAACCCGACCTATCAGGAGGTGTGCAGCGGCCAGACCGGTCACAACGAGGTGGTGCGGGTGGTGTTTGATCCACAGCAGATCGCGTATACCGAGTTGCTGTGCCTGTTTTGGGAGGGGCATGATCCGACCCAGGGGATGCGCCAGGGCAACGACCGGGGCACCCAGTATCGCTCGGGGATTTATGTCTATGATGACGCCCAGCGGCGGCTGGCGGAACAGGCGCGGGACCGCTTCCAGCAAGCACTCACCGCGGTGGGGTTTCCGCCCATCACCACCGAGATCCTGCCCGCGCCGCCGTTTTATTTTGCCGAGGACTACCACCAGCAATACCTGGCAAAAAATCCCGCGGGGTATTGTGGCATGGGGGGCACCGGGGTCAGGCTGCCGGCACAATGAAGCGGACGCCTGGGTCGGGCGCGAGCCTCCATCCTGGCTTGTCGGCGTTACGGCATGTGGTTACACTTTCGGCCTGAAAAAAGCAGCGGATGGCGGCATGGCTCGTGGCAGGACAAGGGGTAGCGAGGACCAGCATTCGAGGCAGACATCGCGCCGCTGTTTAGCGCATAGGGTAAGGCGCGGCTTTTACGGCATGAACAGCAACGGCATAAAAGCAATGCGGCATGCACCAATTGAGAGGCAGAAATGATACACGATCAGTTAAGAGGTTTTGATGAAGAGGTGCCGAAATGGGATATCGCCCTGGCGGCGCTGGTCAATGAAGAGGTGCAAAAGCTGGGGCGCGGTCTGCGTATCGCTGATTTCAAGCGCCTGGCCGCCGACCATGCGATACGTTTCGACGACATCATGGTCACCCTGTTTGAGCTGGTGATCAATGGAGAATGGCGCTACGAACATCCCGATGGCGTGGAGCAGCCCATCAGTCGCGACGAGGTGGAAAAGCTGTACGTCGGCGGTCGCCTGGTGGATGCGGATGTGGATGAATATGTGGGGCTGTGGCTGCCGGCATAGGTTACCGGTATAGCTTAGTAGTAGAGGCAGGGTCGGCCCGTGCAGAGGCGGCATGGGGATACCCGACCTGAATCGGTTTTTCGGCATTGGCCAATGGGACGATTATGACATTGAATAGACTCAGTCGGGCTGCCGCGCGTGCCGGTGGCCTTTTTCTTTTGACGGGGATGATGGTGTTGTCGGCGAATGCGGCGGCAGAGCCCTTTGCCTCGCGGCCGCAGATCCCGGCCGAGGTGGGCGACAGCTATCAGGCACAGAGTGCCCGTGACGCGGTGATCCCCGAGCAGGCGCAGGTGGGTGTCCCCGCCTATCCGGGTGCGGTGATCATTCGCACCTTTGCGGTGAAAGAGCGGCCACCCAAATACGAGGGCCTGTCGATCCTTGAGCTGATTTCCACCGATGACTATGAAACCGTCATCGCCTTTTATAAGGACCAGCTGCCGACGTGGAAAAATGCCGAGCTACTGTCGGCCTATTATTTTGCCCAGCACGGCAATCTCAACTTCTTCAAACCCGAAGAGCCCCACGTGGGCATCCACAAGATGGAGAACTATTATCGGGCGGGGGATAAGGAGTTGCTGCGCAAGCTGCTGCCGGGCGCGCAGACCCTGATCAAGGTGTTTTACGGCGAAGGCCTTACCGCCGCCACCACCGCCCCGTAAAGGGGTCGGCCCGGTGGGGCGGAGGACTCTAACTAATAGCGGTTAGTGCTGGGCGGCTTCCTTGTTCACCCACACCTGCACCTGACCGGCATCCTTGTCCAGCGCCCGGCGGCCCTTGCGGCTTTGCTTGCTGACCATCTCCAGGTCGCCACACTTTGGACACTTGGTGGTGTTGAATTTGACCAGGTGGTAAAGGGTCCATGCGGCCGGGATGGCCAGCGCCGGCATCAGGCCGGTCATCAGCGCGAAACTGCCGACAATCCCCCAGATGAAGGCATCGACCAGGAAGCTCTCAATACACTGTTTGACGGGTTTGCCCTCAAAACCACAGGACGTACAGACGCGATCTTTCATGACATTGCTCCAGCTAGATTAATGAATATTAATATTCGAGATTACTAATTTGCGGCGCATGATAAGGCATGGATTCGGCTTTGGCCAGTGATTGGCCACAATTTAACCATTGAAGTTTTTTATCCCTACACCGAATCTGTGTATGGGTGAAGGTGGCCGGAGAGGCCGAATAGTTGATTGAATTTATTGGGTATTTTTCGAGAAGTGGGCGCGGGTCAGCTGGAAGACCACCGGGCTGAGCGCCACCAGGGCGATGAGGTTGGGGATGGCCATGAGCCCATTGAGCACGTCGGCCAGCAGCCAGATGATCTCCAGTTTGCCCAGTGCGCCGACCACAATGGCGGCGAGCCATAGCACGCGATAGGGCAGGATGACGCGGATGCCGAACAGGAATTCGGCGCAGCGTTCGCCGTAATAGCTCCAGCCGAGGATGGTGGTGAAGGCGAAGACCGCCAGGCCGAAGGTCACGATATGAGCACCAAAGTCGGGCAGGCCGCTGCTGAAGGCCAGCATGGAGAGGGCGGCGCCGGTTTCACCGCTGGTCCAGGCGCCGGTGAGGATGATCACCAGCGCGGTCATGGTGCAGATAATGATGGTGTCGATGAAGGTGCCGAGCATACCGATCATGCCCTGCTGCACGGGGTCATTGGTACGCGCCGCGGCGTGGGCAATGGGGGCGCTGCCCAGACCGGCCTCGTTGGAGAAGATGCCGCGGGCGACGCCGAAGCGAATGGCTGCCCATACCGCCGCCCCGGCAAAGCCGCCGGTGGCCGCCGTGCCGGTGAAGGCGTCGCCGATTATGCTGCCCAGTGCCGCCGGCACCTCGCCGAGGTGCGAGACAATGATCCATAGCGCCCCGGCCACATAGGCGAGGGCCATGAACGGCACCAGGCGGGCAGCCACCACGCCAATGCGATGGATGCCGCCGAGAATCACCACTGCGGCCAGCAGCATCATGACCACGCCGCTGATCCAGTCGGGGACGGCGAAGGCACTGCCCATCGCGTCGGCCACGGAATTGGCCTGCACCATGTTGCCAATGCCAAAGGCGGCAATCATGCCGAACAGGGCGAAGGCAATGCCCAGCCATTTCCAGTTATTGCCGAGACCGTTCTTGATGTAGTACATGGGGCCGCCCACGTAGCGACCGCGCTCATCGACTTCACGGTATTTAACCGCCAGCAGGGCCTCACTGTATTTGGTGGCCATGCCCAGCAGTGCGGTGATCCACATCCAGAAAACGGCGCCGGGTCCGCCGAGAAAAATCGCGGTGGCGACGCCGGCGATGTTGCCCGTGCCGATGGTAGCGGCGAGCGCCGTCATCAAGGCCTGAAAAGGGGTGATGTCGCCATTGGCGGTGGAGGCCCGCCCGCGCCACAATAGCGCGAAAGCCGCGAGCAGATGCCGCCAGGGCATGGCCCTGAGGCCGACGCTGAGGAATATGCCCGTGCCCAGCAGCAGCACCAGCATCATGGGGCCCCAGATCAGCCCACTGATGGTATTCAAAAATTGAGTGATGGCCTGCATGGTTTGTTTCTCCCCACGGATACAGACGGGCTGTATCGATGGCAGTGTCTGGATCCCGCTGGGGCGCTTGGTTATACTTCCGGCTTCTGTAAAATCATACGGTATCGTAAGTTTATGCGCCTTATTGCTTTAGCATCAAGATCCACCCTGATTGTATTTTCACTTTTCCTTTTTATCCTGCCTCAGGCGCATGCCAATCAGCCCATAGAGTCCTTTTTGTGGAAGGCCTCCGCGGCGGCGACGGCGGTGTTGATCGCCACCACCAATCCGCTTCAGGCTGACAGGGTGTCGATGGAGCTGGGCGGGGGCGAGCATGTGTATGTGGTTCGCGCCGGCGCGGAATGGGACTGGAATGACAATCTGATGACCGTCTTTGGCTGGCGATTAAGCACCTATTGGCAGTTAGATTTTTCCAAATGGCAGAGTACCCGGGATGCCAGTCAGGATGGCGCCAATGTCACCGTGGGATTTACGCCGATGTTCCGGTTTACCGGCCGGACTGGCTATATCGAGCCCTATCTTGATGTGGGCGTAGGCGTGTATCTGTTTACCGTTAGTCGCCTGGAAGACCATGAATTTGGTTCTAACTTCCAGTTCTCGGATCTGTTCGGTGTAGGAATGCGTTTCGGTGAGCGTAAGCAATGGGCCCTGGGTTACAAGTTTCAGCACTATTCCAATGGTTCGGTGCGGGTGCCGAATCACGGCATCAACTTCAATTTCCTGACCCTGTCCTACAAATATTGACGGCAGTCTGTTGCCATCGTGCTGACCGGCATTCTACCTGTCAGACAGTGGGGGCACAGGGCGATTTTGGTCTGGCGCAGGTGCCGCGTGGCAGTTTCAGACAGCCTTTAGTTTGAGGGTGTCGAAAATGGTGGCAAAGAATTGACCGCGATCGACGGGCTTGGTGAGAAAGGCATTGGCGCCCACCCGTTTTCCCCAGAACTGTTCGGTAGCCTGCTGTTCCCCGCTGACGATGATGATGGGAATGTGTGAGGTGGACTCCGCCTTGCGAATCTGCCGCGTTGCCTGAAAACCATTGAGCCCCGGCATTACCACATCCATCAACACAAGATCCGGCAGATCCGCCTTGGCCCTGGCCACACCTTCGATGCCATTGCTGGCCGTGATCGTTTTAAATCCCGCCTGGGTAAGCACCTTGGTGAAGGCGGCGACCACGGTGCGTGAATCATCAACAATCAGGATTGTCAGATCGTAGCCCCCCTCGGGGCGTGCGCGCTGTCGGCGTTCCTTGAATTTGTTGGCCTCGGTGGAGCGTTTGAACAGGTTTTTAAAGGTGAAGCGTTTCATTGACGAGGCTATCCTGCGCTGGGGATTCAGGTTCTAAGGCAGGCCATCATAGAGTCAGCCAACCACTGAATTCAAATTTGGTGTATTTTGCGTGATATTGCGCCGCCTGCGCCAGCGTTATCGATCATGGCCTGGGTGCAGAAGCCGAGGCCGACACGGGTGTGCAGCGACGGTTGCGCGGCCGCGCAGCGATGAGTGATGAGACCGAAACGACGAGACTTGATGATGCCCCTTTCTTTCCAGCCCATTGGCGTAATCCATTCCTGTTTTAAGGAAAAGTTTGGCATCCCCCGCCAGCCGGGTTTGGTGACGGCGGCGCAGGCAACACTGGAATTATATGCACCCTATGACTGTCCCGAGGCGCTGGCCGAGCTGGAGGGTTTCTCGCATATCTGGGTGGTGTTCGTGTTTCATCGAGCGCTGCGTGAGGGCTGGAAGCCGACGGTTCGGCCGCCGCGCCTGGGTGGCAACCGACGCGTAGGGGTGTTCGCCTCACGCGCCCCGTTTCGGCCGAACCCCATCGGCCTGTCAGCGGTGGAACTGGAAGCTATAGATTGCCGATCCGGGCACTGCCGATTGCAGCTACGCGGTGCCGACCTGCTGGATGGCACGCCGGTGCTGGATATCAAGCCCTATGTGCCCTATGCCGATGCCTTGCCCGAGGCACGGGGCGGGTTTGCCGCACAGGCGCCGGTATCCGGTCTGACGGTGGGCTTTAGTGAGTTGGCGGAGCGGCAATGCGCCGCCCTGGCGGCCGACATCCCCGACCTGCGGCTGCTGATCGAACAGATACTGCAGGCCGACCCACGCCCGGCCTATCGCGCGGATGACGAATCGCCGCAGACCTTTGGCATGCGTTTGTATGACGTTGACCTGCAATGGCGGGTAACGGGTCATCGCATCGAGGTGCTGGCATTGCGGGCGCTGAGCGAGTTGTAAAATTTGTGTCTGCGGCTCAAGGTTTTTACGTTATGCTCGATATAGATATCCGAAAAATGAAAATAGTCACAGGTATCAGCTTCACGGATGAACCTGTATTGGCCCACTGATTTGGGCACGCCAGTGCGGGGACGGAGGTCTTGAGTGCTGGCGGTTTTATTAGGGGTATTCGGAATGTCTGCTGCGCCAATGGGTGTTCCCGTCATCTATGTCACAAGCTAGCTTGAATTTGTCCTCTCAGCATCACGCCGTCGCCTCGATTGAGCGTTGTGTGCGAGCCAATTTCCCCGGAATCCGACGTCAGCTGCCCTACGGCGAGCATATTGTGTTTGCGCATGATGTCGATAATGGCTGCCTGTCGATGGTGGTGCATGGTTCGAAAAGCGTGCCATTTGATGCGCAGATTGCGATCCCGGTTGACGGTTCATCGATCATTCCCCGGGTGTTTGCTGCCGGTGGCGCCGCGGCCTTCGAGTTGTCCGCCCCGGTGCCTGAGGAAGAGTCCGCGTTTGCGGCATTGTTTTCTATCGTAAAGTTGCTGGCCGTACCGGTGCAGGCGGCAGGCACGGTGTACGCAATGATGATTGTCGGTCGTGCCGATGCCGATCCCCCGTTTTCTGACAAGGAAATTGCCGGTGTGGATCAGTTGGCCCGGCAGCTGGCGAATCGCCTGGCGGAATATCTGAAAAACGAGCGGTTGGAGGCGGGCGCCTCGGCGCCGCTTCCTTCATCTCATGCGGTGGTGGATGTTGAGCATGAGATGCAGCGGCAGGAGCGTTTTCGGCTGCTAAACGAAATGGCCTCCTGCCCCATCGTGTTGCTGGATGAGGCCCTGACGGTGATGGAGGCCAATACGGCCGCAACCACACTGTTCAACACCGATGCTGATACGCTGATCGGTGCTCAGCTGGATGGCTACTTTTCCGATGGCGCCCAAAGCCTGAAGGCCCTGCGTGATATTCGACACAATGGCGCCACCTATTTCGAGGCGGTGATCCAGCGGCCGGGCGAGGCGATAGTGTATGTCGACGTGCATGCCAATCTGTTGATGCTCAACAATGCGCCGATGATCAAGGTGTTTCTGCGCGATGTCACCGCGCGCAAGACAGCGGGTTATGACCTGTTGCGTGCCAATCAACAGCTGACGCATATTCTTGAATCCACCAATGATGCCTATCTTTCCGTGAGCGCGGATTACGTGATCGAATACTGTAACCAACAGGCGGAAAAATTATTTCAGGTATCGCGCCATGAGGTGCTAAACAGTGTGCTGTGGGATCGGTTTCCCGGCCTGTCCGCAACCTTTGTAGAGCAGTTTCAGAGCGCGATACAGGACGATGTGCAGGTCGCCTTTGAGGCCTATTACGCACCGTCCGACACCTGGGTGGAGACACAGGCCTACCCGCATCCCAGCGGCCTGTCGGTATTTTTTCGCGACATCACCGAACGTCGGCGTGCCGAAAATCTGTTGCGGGGACGCGAACTCCATTTTCGGGCCCTGCTGGACAATATGATGGATGGGGTGATGACCATTGATGCCAATAGCATCGTGCAAACCTTCAATCCGGCGGCGGAACATATTACCGGTTACCTGGCCAGCGAGGTGGTGGGCAACTGTGTCAGCCAGTTCGCCTGTGACATCAATACGGGCGCCTGCGAGCCCGGTCTGTGGCATTTCCTGGGGCAGGAGCAGCTGGCCGATGTGGGCAGGCGACACGAGATCCAGCTTGCCCGCAAGGACAATACGCGCTTCCCGGTCGAGGTCTCGGTAGCGGAAATGCAGATCGGCGATAACTGGAGTTATATCGTTACGCTGCGCGACATCAGTGAAAAGAAACGGGCCGAGGATGAACTGCACGCCCACCGTCATCAGCTTGAGGAGCTGGTGCGTGATCGCACCGCCGATCTGCAGATCCTGCGTGAACAGGCCGAACAGGCCAATCGCGCGAAAAGCACCTTCCTGGCCAATATGAGTCACGAGCTGCGTACCCCCCTGAATGCGATTATTGGTTATAGCGAGCTGCTGAATGAAGATGCCCGCGCACTGGGCGCCAACGATCTGGCGGATGATCTGGAGAAGATCTATTCCTCAGGTCACCATCTGCTGAAGCTCATCAATAGTATTCTGGACCTCTCCAAGATTGAGGCCGGCAAGATGGAGATACATCTGGAGCGGTTCAGTGTCGCCGATATGGTGAAGGATGTGGTGAGCACTGCCGGCATGCTGGTGAAGGAAAATAACAACCGGTTGCTGGTCAGCTGTGAGGGTGAGCTGGGTGAAATGGAGGCCGACAGCATGTGGGTGCGTCAGTCAATTTTGAATCTGTTGAGCAATGCGGCCAAGTTTACCCGCCAGGGCACGGTCGAGCTGAACGTGTGCCGCACCGACGATGATGATGGCGGCACCCTGTTTTTTACCGTGACCGATAGCGGCATGGGGATGAGTGCCGAGCAGGTGTCCGGCCTGTTTCAGGCATTCCAGCAGGCGCACAGCCACCGCTCGGGGCAGTTTGGCGGCACCGGTCTGGGGCTGGTCATCAGCCGCACGCTGTGCCGGACGATGGGCGGCGATATTCATGTGAGCAGCACAGAGGGCAAGGGCTCGACGTTTATTGTCAGCCTGCCGGCGGTGGTCACGCTGGAAAACGACTGGTCCTGATGGTTGGCGGGCGGCCATTGCCGGTGTCCCTGTGCTGCGCCGAACCTGAGTCGCGGTATCAGTGAGTACAAAAAGGGTCCCGCCAAATATTATTGGTGGGGCCCTTTTTTGTAGTTAGGTCTGGGAGTGGTAGGCGCCTAGCAACAACACCCGCCGCCGGGTTTGATCGCCTCGATGGTGGCGGATAATACATAGTCCTCGACGCCCCGGTTAGGGGCCCAGTCCTTGATGAACGCCCGCGACTCATCTTTCGGCGCGATGTGAATCGCCTCAAAGCCGGCGGCGGCGATCATCTTTTCCAGTTCCTGCACCAGTTCCGCACCGGCCATGCAGCCGGCGTGCAGCAG
Above is a genomic segment from Gammaproteobacteria bacterium containing:
- a CDS encoding response regulator, producing the protein MTILIVDDSRTVVAAFTKVLTQAGFKTITASNGIEGVARAKADLPDLVLMDVVMPGLNGFQATRQIRKAESTSHIPIIIVSGEQQATEQFWGKRVGANAFLTKPVDRGQFFATIFDTLKLKAV
- a CDS encoding sodium:alanine symporter family protein, which gives rise to MQAITQFLNTISGLIWGPMMLVLLLGTGIFLSVGLRAMPWRHLLAAFALLWRGRASTANGDITPFQALMTALAATIGTGNIAGVATAIFLGGPGAVFWMWITALLGMATKYSEALLAVKYREVDERGRYVGGPMYYIKNGLGNNWKWLGIAFALFGMIAAFGIGNMVQANSVADAMGSAFAVPDWISGVVMMLLAAVVILGGIHRIGVVAARLVPFMALAYVAGALWIIVSHLGEVPAALGSIIGDAFTGTAATGGFAGAAVWAAIRFGVARGIFSNEAGLGSAPIAHAAARTNDPVQQGMIGMLGTFIDTIIICTMTALVIILTGAWTSGETGAALSMLAFSSGLPDFGAHIVTFGLAVFAFTTILGWSYYGERCAEFLFGIRVILPYRVLWLAAIVVGALGKLEIIWLLADVLNGLMAIPNLIALVALSPVVFQLTRAHFSKNTQ
- a CDS encoding acyloxyacyl hydrolase, whose amino-acid sequence is MWKASAAATAVLIATTNPLQADRVSMELGGGEHVYVVRAGAEWDWNDNLMTVFGWRLSTYWQLDFSKWQSTRDASQDGANVTVGFTPMFRFTGRTGYIEPYLDVGVGVYLFTVSRLEDHEFGSNFQFSDLFGVGMRFGERKQWALGYKFQHYSNGSVRVPNHGINFNFLTLSYKY
- the msrA gene encoding peptide-methionine (S)-S-oxide reductase MsrA; translated protein: MSRRDSPAMPRAEQALPGRDSAMPVAERHAVLGHPLQEPFPAGLQLAMFGMGCFWGAEKCFWQQPGVYSTAVGYAAGFTPNPTYQEVCSGQTGHNEVVRVVFDPQQIAYTELLCLFWEGHDPTQGMRQGNDRGTQYRSGIYVYDDAQRRLAEQARDRFQQALTAVGFPPITTEILPAPPFYFAEDYHQQYLAKNPAGYCGMGGTGVRLPAQ
- a CDS encoding PAS domain S-box protein, which translates into the protein MRANFPGIRRQLPYGEHIVFAHDVDNGCLSMVVHGSKSVPFDAQIAIPVDGSSIIPRVFAAGGAAAFELSAPVPEEESAFAALFSIVKLLAVPVQAAGTVYAMMIVGRADADPPFSDKEIAGVDQLARQLANRLAEYLKNERLEAGASAPLPSSHAVVDVEHEMQRQERFRLLNEMASCPIVLLDEALTVMEANTAATTLFNTDADTLIGAQLDGYFSDGAQSLKALRDIRHNGATYFEAVIQRPGEAIVYVDVHANLLMLNNAPMIKVFLRDVTARKTAGYDLLRANQQLTHILESTNDAYLSVSADYVIEYCNQQAEKLFQVSRHEVLNSVLWDRFPGLSATFVEQFQSAIQDDVQVAFEAYYAPSDTWVETQAYPHPSGLSVFFRDITERRRAENLLRGRELHFRALLDNMMDGVMTIDANSIVQTFNPAAEHITGYLASEVVGNCVSQFACDINTGACEPGLWHFLGQEQLADVGRRHEIQLARKDNTRFPVEVSVAEMQIGDNWSYIVTLRDISEKKRAEDELHAHRHQLEELVRDRTADLQILREQAEQANRAKSTFLANMSHELRTPLNAIIGYSELLNEDARALGANDLADDLEKIYSSGHHLLKLINSILDLSKIEAGKMEIHLERFSVADMVKDVVSTAGMLVKENNNRLLVSCEGELGEMEADSMWVRQSILNLLSNAAKFTRQGTVELNVCRTDDDDGGTLFFTVTDSGMGMSAEQVSGLFQAFQQAHSHRSGQFGGTGLGLVISRTLCRTMGGDIHVSSTEGKGSTFIVSLPAVVTLENDWS
- a CDS encoding GNAT family N-acetyltransferase, which encodes MNRSPTVLDTPPSDTLSTWLARLRAARHRGTLVFAGEADGCRQAAAQTVRDARLARVSWISGVVHPGIQAGAPAGMEVLAARQARGLLGQERDLIVFDAHAGFDADAFGAVSGSIVGGGLLVLLCPPLEAWPQCADPAAEAIAVWPHTIHDLPGRFLQRLSRLLGQAIAVGGQTVLVSADGQRDAAVQAMLDSAPPPPALSLDNKPPAAPPEAGMRSADQQAAVAAIEHVLQGHRRRPLVLVADRGRGKTAALGIAAARLMRGAVQGPAAAGPHPMACFRVVVTAPRLAAVAPLFQHAQGLLPGVIAHAGHLQWGAAELRFVAPDELCAALPAADLLLVDEAAAIPASLLQTLLRHYSRLVFSTTTHGYEGTGRGFAVRFRQTLEAQAPGWSELILREPIRWAGDDPLEQWVFDSLLLDASCAEDGRVSAAAPGNVQVERLARDRLAADEPLLKQLFGLLVVAHYRTRPNDLRNLLDGPGLAVYAMRYQGAVVATALVAMEGGFDRPLIEAMAAGRRRPRGHLIPQSLVTHLGLRAAGGQRCARVMRIAVHPAVQGRGLGRGLLRHIRAEATAQGADLIGASFGATAPLLRFWRAEDLWPVRLGFRRDHASGEHSVMVLSALSAAGASVLAAARGCLRADLPQTVANALSDLDPAVVALLLQDRPGESDHEDPVPSARDHDNVRAFVEGERSYEDCLASLWRYTLWALRAPTTSLTDPQLTILVCRLLQHHSWAQLAHATGLAGKAELKGVLQSALRQLLSSTIKEDKL
- the tsaA gene encoding tRNA (N6-threonylcarbamoyladenosine(37)-N6)-methyltransferase TrmO, whose amino-acid sequence is MMPLSFQPIGVIHSCFKEKFGIPRQPGLVTAAQATLELYAPYDCPEALAELEGFSHIWVVFVFHRALREGWKPTVRPPRLGGNRRVGVFASRAPFRPNPIGLSAVELEAIDCRSGHCRLQLRGADLLDGTPVLDIKPYVPYADALPEARGGFAAQAPVSGLTVGFSELAERQCAALAADIPDLRLLIEQILQADPRPAYRADDESPQTFGMRLYDVDLQWRVTGHRIEVLALRALSEL